GTTGCGATTTGGGATGGCTGGCGCGTCAATCGTTATCTCCCTGATGGGTCTTTGGACCGCGTGATCGACCTGCCTGTTCCTCGGCCAACGAGTGTCACTTTTGGCGGTCAGGATTTGACTACGCTTTACATCACCAGCGCAAGAACAAGATTACCAGCTGCAACATTAGCTGAAGCCCCGCTTTCCGGCGGTGTGTTTGCCTGTACGCCGGGCGAAACCGGCATTGCCAATGAACCATTCCTAGTGAAGGACATCCAATGATTTCGCATCCCCTTTCACCTTCAGCCCTGTTCGACCTGACAGATCGAACAGCTTTGGTTACAGGGTCAAGCCGAGGCATTGGTGCTGCCATTGCACATGGATTGGCACAGGCTGGAGCAGAAGTCATTGTTCATGGCCAGTCCCAAAATGCAGCAGATGCCCGCCGCTCTGCAATCCTTGCCGAAGGTGGCATAGCACATGCCTTGTGCGCAGATCTTTCTGCACGCGGAGCAGGACGCCAACTGGTTCAAAAAATTGAAGACCAGTTTGGCAAACTGGATATTCTGGTCATCAATGCATCGGCCCAAATCAACGCTGAACTCCCTGACGTGAGCGATGAAGATTTTGACTTTCAGCTTGATGTGAATGTACGCTCTACCTTTGAAATGCTGCAGGAAAGCCTACCGAAAATGGCAGAGCGTAATTGGGGCCGTGTTGTCAGCATCGGCTCTATCAACCAGCTTCGGCCCAAGGAAATTGTGACCACTTACGCAGCGACCAAAGCTGCGCAACATAACCTCGTTCAAAGTCAGGCTCGGGCCTATGCAAAATACGGCGTGTTGCTTAACTCGCTCACCCCTGGCCTGATTGATACGGACCGCAATAAAGATCGCAAAGAAGGCGATCCCAAAGGGTGGGAGACTTACACCAAATCTCTCAATTGGATGGGACGCGCAGGGACCCCGGAAGAAATGGTCGGAGCTGCACTTTTCCTTGCCAGTGACGCCTGCAGCTTCATGACAGGCGAAAACATTGTGATGACTGGCGGTTTCTAAATAGCAGAGCCAGCAACGTTTTGATGGAATGGGTGCCCCACCGCGGGGTTGCGTCGCAAACTTTTTGTTTGGGGGCAATACACCTATGGCGTAGATACAATTATCCTGCGAGCACCATGAACTGGCGGTATGCAGGAACGCCTTGCTGCCCCAGTTGACCATTTCTAATGATGTGGGCGGTTTCAATTCCATCAAGCGTGGCCTTGGCAGATTGGAAGGCCTTAAACCCCATAATCGGTCTGGTTAACCGCTTGCTGAACCGATGGTCCTGCTCAATGATAGTGTTGAGGTATTTAACCTAAAGGATGTCGATGAACGCCCACCAGTAGCCTGTGAGGAACAAATAAAGTTGATATTTGTCAGCTCCCCCCGGTTAGTACCGCTTTTGTCCATGACAACTTTCTCCGGCAGGACTTTGCTGCCAATGGCGATCTCGAAAAAGGTGGTTGCCCCCGTTTCATCGCGTCTCTTTGAGAGCATAAAATCAACCGTTTTGCTTTGTTTATCAGGGGCACGATACAGGAAACCTTGGATCGTGGATTTGGAGCGTACTCTTTTAAACTGAAGAGGAGTAACCTGCAAATCGACCAAACTTTGCGACACAAACCTGACCGCCCGTTGCTCTTGGATTAAAGCTATTTTGAAGGTGACTCCAGGAGCGAAAAAAGGGTAGCTTTCGCCTTCCCCTCAACATACCCCTAAAAGAGGGGTTAGTTCGTCTGGGCAACGAGTTCGTGGATATTGCCATCTGGATCTGCGAAAAAGGCGGTGTACTCACCCCAGACTTGCTGCTTTGGAGGGGCAACGCCTACAACACCTTTTGCCAGCAGGTCAGCGTAGGCAGCGTCCACATCTGCTGTTGACACATATTTGAAACCGACTCCAATCGCCGAACCGACCCGTTCCCCTGTCAGACTGTCTGATTTCAAGAATGATCCGAGTGTTGCATAGCTGGCCAGAGACAGCCTGATCCCCCTGGAAGAGAACTCGACAAACTCGCCAGTCTCCATAACAATTTCCATTTCCATCTTATCTTCAAAGAAAGCCTTCATTGTTGGAAA
This region of Pseudovibrio sp. Tun.PSC04-5.I4 genomic DNA includes:
- a CDS encoding VOC family protein, with the protein product MKHIKTALLVLIAAIGFQQPALAEQPMATIYMVTIHTANFPTMKAFFEDKMEMEIVMETGEFVEFSSRGIRLSLASYATLGSFLKSDSLTGERVGSAIGVGFKYVSTADVDAAYADLLAKGVVGVAPPKQQVWGEYTAFFADPDGNIHELVAQTN
- a CDS encoding DDE-type integrase/transposase/recombinase, with amino-acid sequence MIEQDHRFSKRLTRPIMGFKAFQSAKATLDGIETAHIIRNGQLGQQGVPAYRQFMVLAG
- a CDS encoding SDR family oxidoreductase — translated: MISHPLSPSALFDLTDRTALVTGSSRGIGAAIAHGLAQAGAEVIVHGQSQNAADARRSAILAEGGIAHALCADLSARGAGRQLVQKIEDQFGKLDILVINASAQINAELPDVSDEDFDFQLDVNVRSTFEMLQESLPKMAERNWGRVVSIGSINQLRPKEIVTTYAATKAAQHNLVQSQARAYAKYGVLLNSLTPGLIDTDRNKDRKEGDPKGWETYTKSLNWMGRAGTPEEMVGAALFLASDACSFMTGENIVMTGGF
- a CDS encoding DDE-type integrase/transposase/recombinase; translated protein: MSQSLVDLQVTPLQFKRVRSKSTIQGFLYRAPDKQSKTVDFMLSKRRDETGATTFFEIAIGSKVLPEKVVMDKSGTNRGELTNINFICSSQATGGRSSTSFRLNTSTLSLSRTIGSASG